A section of the Carassius carassius chromosome 17, fCarCar2.1, whole genome shotgun sequence genome encodes:
- the tshba gene encoding LOW QUALITY PROTEIN: thyroid stimulating hormone subunit beta a (The sequence of the model RefSeq protein was modified relative to this genomic sequence to represent the inferred CDS: substituted 1 base at 1 genomic stop codon) gives MEVMFSVYIRTAAFQHKQAXPDALQRHPAIQPAMSPVYVVGMLGILMKVAMPMCAPTEYTIYIERQECNYCVAVNTTICMGFCFSRDSNVKELVGPRFLVQRGCTYHEVEYRMAILPGCPSHADPHFIYPVALSCHCSTCNTNSDECAHKTNNAGMKCSKPVRHLYPDPEENNYNQAYWEQYE, from the exons ATGGAGGTCATGTTCAGTGTCTATATAAGAACAGCAGCCTTTCAACACAAACAGGCTTAACCAGATGCCCTCCAG AGACATCCTGCTATACAGCCAGCTATGTCTCCTGTGTATGTTGTTGGCATGCTGGGTATTTTGATGAAGGTAGCCATGCCTATGTGTGCACCCACTGAGTACACTATTTACATCGAGagacaggagtgcaattactgtgtgGCTGTCAACACCACCATCTGCATGGGCTTCTGTTTCTCCAGG GACAGTAATGTGAAGGAGTTGGTGGGTCCTCGTTTCCTGGTTCAAAGGGGCTGCACGTATCATGAAGTAGAGTACCGGATGGCCATCTTGCCCGGCTGCCCTTCACATGCAGATCCTCACTTCATCTATCCGGTGGCACTTAGCTGTCACTGTAGCACATGTAATACCAACAGTGATGAATGTGCCCACAAAACCAACAACGCtggcatgaagtgctccaaaccTGTCCGTCATTTGTACCCCGACCCTGAAGAGAACAACTACAACCAGGCGTATTGGGAACAGTACGAGTAA
- the LOC132160832 gene encoding mitochondrial glutamate carrier 1-like: MSQQISLPAKLINGGVAGIVGVTCVFPIDLAKTRLQNQRPGQQVYKSMIDCLLKTVRSEGYFGMYRGAAVNLTLVTPEKAIKLAANDYFRCHLSKDGRGLTVFREMLSGCAAGMCQVIVTTPMEMLKIQLQDAGRLVAQQRKPCIIPPNRLATTNAVLSRSYNVVPNTSPRAVSATQIARELLHTQGIQGLYKGLGATLLRDVPFSIVYFPLFANLNKLGKPSTDEAAPFYWSFISGCVAGSTAAVAVNPCDVVKTRLQSLSKGANEESYSGIIDCFGKIMKREGPSAFLKGAGCRALVMAPLFGIVQVMYFIGVGEFIMSQSSLKLISG; the protein is encoded by the exons ATGTCTCAGCAAATCAG CCTCCCTGCCAAACTGATTAATGGTGGCGTTGCTGGCATCGTTGGGGTCACTTGCGTGTTTCCCATAGATTTGGCCAAGACCAGACTCCAGAACCAGAGACCAGGCCAGCAAGTCTACAAGAGCAT GATTGACTGCCTCCTCAAAACAGTGCGATCTGAGGGATACTTTGGCATGTATAGAG gCGCTGCCGTTAATCTTACCCTGGTCACTCCTGAGAAGGCCATCAAACTGGCTGCCAATGACTACTTCCGGTGCCACCTTTCCAAAGATGG GAGAGGGCTGACTGTATTTAGAGAGATGTTGTCTGGATGTGCTGCTGGCATGTGCCAAGTTATTGTCACTACTCCAATggagatgctgaaaattcagctacaGGATGCTGGGAGACTAG TCGCTCAGCAGAGAAAACCATGCATCATTCCTCCCAATAGACTGGCGACCACAAATGCAGTGTTGAGTCGCTCCTACAACGTAGTACCAAACACCTCACCCAGGGCCGTATCTGCCACCCAGATCGCAAGAGAGTTACTGCACACTCAAGGCATCCAGGGGCTCTACAAAGGCCTTGGTGCAACTCTATTGAG agATGTACCTTTCTCAATCGTCTACTTCCCTCTCTTTGCAAATTTGAACAAGCTGGGTAAGCCCTCCACTGATGAGGCTGCACCATTTTATTGGTCATTCATCTCTGGATGTGTTGCAGGCTCCACAGCTGCTGTTGCCGTTAACCCATGTGATG TGGTTAAGACCAGGCTGCAATCTCTAAGCAAAGGAGCCAACGAGGAAAGCTACAGCGGCATAATTGACTGTTTTGG CAAGATCATGAAGCGAGAAGGGCCATCAGCTTTTCTTAAGGGAGCTGGCTGCAGGGCTCTAGTTATGGCTCCACTGTTCGGTATCGTACAGGTCATGTACTTCATTGGCGTGGGAGAGTTTATCATGAGCCAGTCCTCCTTAAAGCTAATCTCTGGCTGA